In Caproiciproducens sp. NJN-50, the following are encoded in one genomic region:
- the topA gene encoding type I DNA topoisomerase, translating into MSKLVIVESPAKAKTIKKYLGTGFDVVASMGHVRDLPENRLSVDIKNKFKPKYEIIKGKEKLVQELKDLAGKSDSILLATDPDREGEAISWHLAYILGLDMNQKNRVTFNEITKTGVSNGMQNPRNIDLDLVNAQQARRILDRLVGYKLSPFLSQKIRRGLSAGRVQSVAVRIIVDRENEIRGFVPEEYWTIDAKLIPKGSRKVFAATFYGDENGKMKISSEEESNRILEELKGADFSVVKVKKGTRRKSPAPPFITSTLQQEASRRLGFQARRTMKAAQELYEGVEVPGLGAVGLITYMRTDSLRISEDAIKEAGDYIRERWGNKYLPDSPRHYKSRANAQDGHEAIRPSMPSLPPEKVKESLSSDQYKLYKLIWERFLASQMSNCLQSTTQADIQAKNYIFKASGFTVTFDGFTVLYEEAKDEKEEEGTALPELEAGMPLKLKEIAGSQHFTQPPPRYTEASLIKALEENGIGRPSTYAATISTITGREYVVRDGKALKPTELGETVTNLMKERFPKIVNVKFTAQVEDDLDAVQSGKTDWVETLEVFYGDFDKTLKTAKEEMQGVKIQLKEDVTDVICEKCGRHMVIKNGRYGKFLACPGYPECKNVKKYVQETGAECPKCGGKVIVKKTKKGRVFYGCSNYPNCDFVSWDEPSMEKCPKCGKTLLKKKGKHPKLYCVTPDCGYEKTEEE; encoded by the coding sequence ATGTCCAAGCTGGTGATTGTGGAATCTCCGGCGAAAGCGAAGACGATTAAAAAATATCTCGGGACCGGTTTCGATGTCGTGGCGTCCATGGGCCATGTGCGCGATCTGCCGGAAAACCGTTTAAGCGTGGATATCAAAAATAAGTTCAAGCCGAAATACGAAATTATCAAGGGAAAGGAGAAGCTGGTACAGGAACTGAAAGACCTGGCGGGCAAAAGCGATTCCATCCTTCTCGCGACCGACCCGGACCGGGAGGGCGAGGCGATCTCATGGCATCTGGCCTATATCCTCGGCTTGGATATGAACCAGAAAAACCGCGTCACTTTCAATGAAATAACAAAAACCGGCGTTTCAAACGGGATGCAGAATCCCCGGAACATCGACCTTGACCTGGTCAACGCGCAGCAGGCGCGCCGCATTCTGGACCGGCTGGTCGGTTACAAGCTCAGCCCGTTTCTGTCACAGAAAATCAGGCGGGGGCTGTCCGCGGGGCGGGTGCAGTCCGTCGCGGTGCGCATTATTGTGGACCGGGAAAACGAGATCCGCGGCTTCGTTCCGGAAGAATACTGGACGATCGACGCGAAACTGATTCCAAAAGGATCCCGCAAGGTTTTTGCCGCAACTTTTTACGGCGATGAGAACGGCAAAATGAAGATCTCCAGCGAAGAGGAGTCCAATCGGATTCTGGAAGAGTTGAAGGGCGCCGATTTCAGCGTTGTCAAGGTCAAAAAGGGAACGAGGCGCAAATCCCCGGCGCCTCCGTTTATCACTTCGACCCTTCAGCAGGAAGCGTCGCGCCGGCTCGGATTTCAGGCCAGGCGGACGATGAAGGCTGCACAGGAGCTGTACGAAGGCGTGGAGGTCCCGGGACTTGGGGCCGTCGGCCTGATCACCTATATGAGAACGGATTCGCTGCGCATTTCGGAGGACGCGATCAAGGAGGCGGGCGATTATATCCGGGAGCGGTGGGGGAACAAATATCTTCCGGATTCTCCCCGCCATTACAAGTCGAGGGCAAATGCTCAGGACGGCCACGAAGCGATCCGGCCCAGCATGCCGTCTCTTCCCCCGGAAAAGGTGAAGGAAAGCCTTTCGTCCGACCAGTATAAGCTTTATAAACTCATTTGGGAACGGTTTTTGGCCAGCCAGATGTCGAATTGCCTGCAAAGCACCACGCAGGCCGATATTCAGGCAAAGAACTACATTTTCAAAGCCTCCGGATTCACGGTCACCTTCGACGGATTTACCGTGCTTTACGAAGAAGCCAAGGACGAAAAGGAAGAAGAAGGTACGGCCCTGCCCGAACTGGAAGCCGGCATGCCGCTGAAGCTGAAGGAGATCGCGGGCAGCCAGCACTTCACGCAGCCGCCCCCGCGCTATACGGAGGCCTCTCTCATCAAGGCGCTGGAAGAAAACGGCATCGGGCGCCCGTCCACTTACGCCGCGACGATTTCCACCATTACGGGAAGAGAGTACGTGGTCCGCGACGGAAAGGCTTTGAAGCCGACGGAACTGGGAGAGACTGTCACCAACCTGATGAAGGAACGGTTCCCGAAAATCGTCAACGTCAAATTTACCGCGCAGGTAGAAGATGATCTCGACGCGGTTCAGAGCGGGAAAACGGACTGGGTCGAAACGCTGGAGGTTTTTTACGGAGATTTTGACAAAACGCTGAAAACCGCCAAAGAAGAGATGCAGGGGGTCAAGATCCAGCTTAAGGAGGATGTGACCGACGTCATCTGTGAAAAGTGCGGGCGCCATATGGTGATTAAAAACGGCCGTTACGGAAAGTTCCTGGCCTGTCCCGGATATCCGGAGTGCAAAAATGTGAAAAAATACGTGCAGGAAACCGGTGCCGAATGCCCGAAATGCGGCGGAAAGGTCATTGTTAAAAAAACCAAAAAAGGGCGCGTCTTTTACGGCTGCTCCAATTACCCGAACTGCGATTTTGTCTCCTGGGACGAACCTTCCATGGAAAAGTGTCCGAAATGCGGCAAAACGCTTCTGAAGAAAAAGGGAAAGCATCCGAAGCTGTACTGCGTCACGCCGGACTGCGGATATGAAAAAACGGAGGAAGAATGA
- the dprA gene encoding DNA-processing protein DprA, giving the protein MSDYDPKAFWLWLQHALGAGSSKQNRILEGWRNLEDFYAAGREAWLLEGYFTAKELRGMETYSISDAQALLAYCEKIGQKVTAPDCDDYPGPLRQIHNPPCALYYKGILPDFSSEPAISIVGTRKATQTGKAAARSFAYELAQNGVVVVSGGALGIDTAAHQGALQAEGKTVCVLGCGIDTDYLMANASLRGVIAEKGALISEFPPQTQASGSNFPIRNRIISGLSFGTLVVEAAAKSGSLITADYALEQGRDVFAVPCGIFSPVSAGANNLIKSGAKPVSGAKEILEEYPEWRKSKFFLDDTKTNVIIEENSVKSDSSLENKKRAVPCEDKFSPDAQILLSGLTDRPCPIAELAEVTRLPAARLLSAVTELELEGAVESHSGRRYSLRR; this is encoded by the coding sequence ATGAGCGATTATGACCCAAAGGCTTTCTGGCTCTGGCTGCAGCATGCGCTCGGAGCCGGAAGCTCCAAGCAAAACCGCATCCTTGAAGGATGGAGAAATCTGGAGGATTTTTATGCGGCTGGCCGGGAAGCCTGGCTGCTGGAGGGATATTTTACCGCGAAAGAGCTCCGCGGTATGGAAACCTATTCCATTTCCGATGCACAGGCTCTTTTGGCTTACTGCGAAAAGATCGGTCAAAAGGTGACGGCTCCCGATTGCGACGATTACCCCGGCCCATTGCGTCAGATCCACAATCCGCCGTGCGCACTTTATTACAAGGGAATCCTTCCCGATTTTTCAAGCGAGCCCGCCATATCGATTGTCGGGACCAGAAAAGCGACGCAGACCGGCAAGGCCGCCGCGCGCAGCTTTGCGTATGAACTGGCTCAGAACGGAGTGGTCGTTGTCAGCGGCGGCGCGCTTGGAATCGACACCGCGGCCCATCAGGGCGCTCTCCAGGCGGAAGGGAAAACCGTCTGCGTCCTAGGTTGCGGAATCGACACGGACTATCTGATGGCAAACGCATCCCTGCGCGGCGTCATAGCGGAAAAAGGGGCGCTGATTTCTGAATTTCCTCCCCAGACACAGGCGTCCGGCTCCAATTTTCCGATCCGGAACCGGATCATTTCCGGATTGTCGTTCGGGACCCTTGTGGTGGAGGCCGCCGCGAAGAGCGGTTCCCTGATCACGGCGGATTACGCGCTGGAACAGGGGCGCGATGTTTTTGCGGTCCCGTGCGGTATTTTCAGTCCCGTCTCGGCCGGCGCAAACAATCTGATCAAGTCCGGAGCAAAGCCGGTCAGCGGAGCAAAAGAGATCCTTGAGGAATACCCTGAATGGAGAAAAAGTAAATTTTTCCTTGACGATACAAAAACAAATGTTATTATAGAAGAGAATAGCGTGAAAAGCGATTCTTCTTTGGAAAATAAAAAGCGGGCTGTGCCCTGTGAGGATAAATTTTCGCCGGATGCGCAAATACTATTGTCCGGTTTGACCGACAGGCCGTGCCCGATTGCCGAACTGGCCGAAGTCACCCGGCTTCCGGCTGCGAGGCTGCTTTCCGCCGTGACTGAATTGGAACTGGAAGGCGCGGTCGAATCCCATTCGGGCCGCCGCTACAGTCTGCGGCGCTGA
- a CDS encoding TrmH family RNA methyltransferase, with amino-acid sequence MPEIILSRRNEIIQNAVRLSGSAECRRERGLYFLEGARLCADAAFSGVTIRMLLYTESAGGKYGKYLAPLFKNARESYLVGPQAAQALSRTKTPQGIFCICEMPRKILKGSELPASGSYLALENLQDPANMGTILRTAEALGVGGVLLGGDCCDLYSPKVLRASMGAVFRLPIYREESLPELFPDLNRRGFTTAAAVPDRDALPATETDLSAPCVLAVGNEGNGLTRETREACSREITIPMTGRAESLNASAAAAILIWEMMRNRAGGAAT; translated from the coding sequence ATGCCCGAGATCATTTTAAGCCGCAGAAATGAAATTATTCAAAATGCCGTCCGGCTGTCCGGCTCCGCGGAGTGCCGCAGGGAGCGCGGACTGTATTTCCTGGAGGGGGCGCGGCTTTGCGCGGACGCGGCGTTCAGCGGCGTAACGATCCGAATGCTGCTGTATACGGAATCCGCAGGGGGAAAATACGGAAAATACCTCGCTCCGCTTTTCAAAAACGCGCGGGAATCCTATCTGGTCGGCCCACAGGCGGCGCAGGCCCTGTCACGCACCAAGACGCCCCAGGGGATTTTCTGCATCTGCGAGATGCCGCGCAAAATCCTGAAAGGCTCCGAGCTGCCGGCGTCCGGCTCCTATCTTGCCCTGGAAAACCTTCAGGACCCCGCCAACATGGGAACGATTTTACGCACGGCGGAAGCGTTGGGAGTCGGAGGGGTCCTGCTGGGAGGCGACTGCTGCGATCTTTATTCCCCCAAGGTCCTCCGCGCGTCCATGGGGGCGGTGTTCCGCCTGCCGATTTATAGGGAAGAGAGTCTGCCGGAGCTGTTTCCGGATCTGAACCGGCGCGGGTTCACCACAGCCGCGGCTGTCCCCGACCGCGACGCTTTGCCGGCGACGGAAACGGATCTTTCAGCGCCGTGCGTGCTGGCGGTCGGAAACGAAGGAAACGGGCTGACGCGGGAAACAAGGGAAGCTTGTTCCAGAGAGATCACCATCCCGATGACGGGAAGAGCGGAATCGCTGAACGCATCCGCGGCGGCGGCGATTCTGATCTGGGAAATGATGAGAAACAGGGCGGGGGGCGCCGCGACATGA
- the rplT gene encoding 50S ribosomal protein L20 — protein MARVKGALMTRKRRKKTLKLAKGYFGAKSRHFKMAKQAVMKSGNYAFVGRKARKRDFRRLWITRISAACRANGVSYSMFMNGLKKAGITLNRKMLAEIAVADEAAFKSLIEKAKSAV, from the coding sequence ATGGCACGTGTGAAAGGCGCGTTGATGACGCGCAAAAGAAGAAAAAAGACATTAAAACTTGCAAAAGGTTATTTTGGCGCCAAGAGCCGTCACTTTAAAATGGCCAAACAGGCCGTCATGAAATCAGGCAACTACGCGTTTGTCGGACGCAAGGCCAGAAAAAGAGATTTCCGCCGCCTGTGGATCACCCGGATTTCGGCCGCCTGCCGCGCGAACGGCGTGAGTTATTCCATGTTCATGAACGGACTGAAAAAGGCCGGAATCACGCTGAACCGTAAAATGCTTGCGGAGATTGCCGTTGCCGATGAAGCCGCTTTTAAAAGCCTGATCGAAAAAGCAAAATCCGCGGTATAA
- the rpmI gene encoding 50S ribosomal protein L35, giving the protein MPKIKTHTGAKKRFKLSKNGKVIRAHAYKSHILNKKTTKRKRGLRKTTLADKTNVATIKKLIPYK; this is encoded by the coding sequence ATGCCTAAAATCAAAACACATACCGGTGCGAAAAAGCGCTTTAAACTTTCAAAAAACGGCAAGGTGATCCGTGCCCATGCCTATAAATCTCATATCTTGAATAAAAAGACCACCAAACGCAAGCGCGGCCTGCGCAAAACGACCCTGGCCGACAAGACGAACGTGGCAACGATTAAAAAGCTGATTCCTTATAAGTAA
- the infC gene encoding translation initiation factor IF-3: MLWRCLAISNKELQINEQIRDRQVRLIGSDGSQLGLMSSAQALQKAMEMNLDLVKIAPQATPPVCKIIDYGKFRFEQAKRDKEARKNQHTVEIKEIRLSLNIDVHDFNTKLGHAEKFLKSGDKVKASIRFRGREMGHPEQGYETMKRFAEALSEIANVEKPPKLEGRNMLMFLASKPVK, from the coding sequence GTGTTATGGAGGTGCTTAGCTATTAGCAACAAGGAACTTCAGATTAACGAACAGATCCGCGACAGGCAGGTGCGGTTAATCGGCTCGGATGGCAGCCAGCTCGGCCTGATGTCGTCCGCCCAGGCTTTGCAGAAAGCCATGGAAATGAATCTGGATCTGGTGAAAATCGCTCCCCAGGCGACTCCGCCGGTCTGCAAAATCATCGATTACGGCAAGTTCAGGTTTGAACAGGCCAAACGCGACAAGGAAGCCAGAAAGAATCAGCATACCGTTGAGATCAAGGAAATCCGCCTTTCGCTGAATATTGATGTGCACGATTTCAATACGAAGCTCGGCCATGCGGAAAAGTTTTTGAAAAGCGGTGACAAGGTCAAGGCTTCCATCCGGTTTCGCGGACGCGAGATGGGTCACCCGGAGCAGGGCTATGAAACCATGAAACGCTTTGCGGAGGCCCTGAGCGAAATTGCCAATGTTGAAAAACCGCCTAAGCTGGAGGGACGCAACATGTTGATGTTCCTTGCATCCAAACCCGTTAAGTAA
- the addA gene encoding helicase-exonuclease AddAB subunit AddA: MSRNWTQSQKNAIHARGGALLVSAAAGSGKTAVLVQRVIERITDPVSPVDADRMLVVTFTKAAAAEMNGRIAAEIASMLENDPGNVRLQRQQILLSRAKIGTIDSFCSDLVRENFFKLGIAPDFRILDNGEMAVLRSQTVSDTLDEFYAEADPSFFNFVEEFSSGRDDGRIAETVNRLYDFVRSHPFPGRWLSQKSALYDSAVPAEQTVWGRTILSFAEEAVEYGVSVTQSSLARISGDEELLTAYSDAFRSDLADLTSLGEAVASGDWELCARRCADFSFPKFRPVRGRSEDPLKNSVADARKEIKAMAGRLSSFFSCSREEWAEEMSRLAPCVRMLFRVTERFGALLAQRKTERRAADFSDLEHWALKLLVRDAGNGFERTPDALELSERYEEIMVDEYQDTNEAQDMIFRAISRGETNLFLVGDVKQSIYRFRQAMPQIFLRRRAVLPDYDPVHPAFPSCVVLDRNFRSRSGVTGAVNFVFRQLMSKKAGELDYTKSEELVPGADYPPEAEPSVDLEIIDLSGTEFKKDSDLIRTECLRIADLIYSMTSGSDSVTDHGRQRPAVYRDFCILLRSANQYAPEYAKELSALGIPAWADTAGGFFAAGEIRTALSLLQAIDNPMQDIPLLAVMMSPIYGFTPDEVSEIRLHTRAGRLYPAVAAAARDGDGKAAGFLGEIKRFRTLAATMPSDRLIRSAYARTGLSNLVQAMPNGELRLANLRLLLSYARKYESSGYNGLSGFLRFLERMQRRRADLSAASTISESANVVRVMSVHHSKGLEFPICILAGCSRGFHKERSDVLLHPELGPGIRLRDPATGARRSTMVREAVALEQERDEMSEELRVLYVAMTRAKEKLILVTTLDDARKTLRSLASRLTGGERIPPYVVRGASSISDWLLLCALRHPEAGILRDMAGVSGTIAVPDEGHWSFFVTRPKEGGPAEETELEIRRPAEPDAVLLARLESDLNFAYSYSGISGMCAKVAASELAAGKFSARYAASSRPAFLGEGGLTPAERGTALHAYLQFADYRGASADPERELSRLVEEGFLTSWQAQAVDLGAVGAFFRSGLAKRILASSRMEREFRFSVEIPAGEIRPGLTGGPAEEAVILQGAVDCVFEEPDGLVIVDYKTDRTRDPSELWMRYREQLEWYRRALEICTEKEVKQCLLYSFALGAEITGNNS; this comes from the coding sequence ATGAGCAGGAACTGGACTCAGAGCCAGAAGAATGCGATCCATGCCCGCGGCGGGGCCCTCCTCGTTTCGGCCGCGGCCGGCTCCGGCAAAACGGCGGTTCTGGTGCAGCGCGTCATCGAGCGTATCACCGACCCGGTCAGCCCGGTCGACGCGGACCGGATGCTGGTCGTCACGTTCACGAAAGCCGCGGCGGCGGAAATGAACGGGCGCATCGCGGCTGAGATCGCGTCCATGCTGGAAAACGACCCGGGCAACGTCCGGCTGCAGCGTCAGCAGATTCTGCTTTCCAGGGCGAAGATCGGGACGATCGATTCCTTTTGCAGCGACTTGGTGCGCGAAAATTTCTTCAAGCTCGGAATCGCTCCGGATTTCCGCATCCTGGACAACGGGGAAATGGCCGTCCTGCGCTCTCAGACGGTTTCCGATACTCTGGACGAGTTTTACGCGGAAGCGGATCCCTCCTTTTTTAACTTTGTCGAAGAATTTTCTTCGGGCCGGGACGACGGCCGCATTGCCGAAACCGTGAACCGCCTGTACGATTTTGTCCGTTCCCATCCGTTCCCCGGACGATGGCTTTCCCAAAAGTCGGCTCTGTATGACAGCGCCGTCCCCGCGGAACAGACTGTCTGGGGCCGGACGATCCTTTCTTTCGCGGAGGAGGCGGTGGAGTACGGCGTTTCGGTCACTCAAAGTTCCCTTGCGCGAATCAGCGGAGACGAAGAGCTTCTCACCGCTTATTCCGACGCCTTTCGGTCTGACCTTGCCGATCTGACGTCACTTGGGGAGGCGGTCGCATCCGGAGACTGGGAACTCTGCGCGCGCCGCTGTGCGGACTTTTCATTTCCAAAATTCCGGCCGGTCCGGGGGCGTTCGGAAGACCCGCTGAAGAACTCTGTCGCGGATGCCAGAAAAGAGATCAAAGCCATGGCTGGCCGCCTTTCCTCCTTTTTTTCCTGTTCCCGGGAGGAATGGGCGGAAGAGATGTCACGGCTCGCCCCGTGCGTCCGGATGCTGTTCCGGGTGACCGAGCGCTTCGGCGCACTCCTGGCCCAGAGGAAGACGGAGCGCCGCGCCGCGGATTTCAGCGATCTGGAGCACTGGGCGCTGAAGCTGCTGGTCCGCGACGCGGGGAACGGGTTTGAGCGGACCCCGGACGCGCTGGAACTTTCCGAACGGTATGAAGAGATCATGGTGGACGAATATCAGGATACCAACGAGGCTCAGGACATGATTTTCCGCGCCATTTCCCGCGGCGAAACCAATCTGTTCCTCGTCGGGGACGTCAAACAGAGCATCTACCGGTTCCGCCAGGCCATGCCGCAGATTTTTCTTCGCCGCCGCGCCGTCCTGCCGGATTACGATCCCGTTCATCCCGCGTTTCCGTCCTGCGTGGTGCTGGACCGCAACTTCCGCAGCCGGAGCGGCGTGACCGGGGCGGTGAACTTCGTCTTCCGGCAGCTGATGAGCAAAAAGGCGGGCGAGCTGGATTACACGAAATCGGAGGAGCTGGTCCCCGGCGCGGATTATCCCCCGGAGGCGGAGCCCTCGGTTGATTTGGAAATCATCGACCTTTCCGGAACGGAATTCAAGAAGGATTCCGATCTGATCCGGACGGAATGCCTGCGCATCGCGGACCTCATTTATTCCATGACGTCCGGTTCGGATTCGGTGACGGATCACGGCAGGCAAAGGCCGGCGGTCTACCGCGATTTCTGTATTTTGCTGCGGAGCGCCAACCAGTACGCGCCAGAATACGCAAAAGAGCTTTCTGCGCTCGGAATTCCGGCCTGGGCCGACACGGCAGGGGGCTTTTTCGCCGCGGGTGAAATCCGCACCGCTTTGTCGCTGCTTCAGGCGATCGACAACCCGATGCAGGATATTCCTCTTCTTGCCGTGATGATGAGTCCGATTTACGGATTTACCCCGGACGAGGTGTCGGAAATCAGGCTGCATACCCGCGCGGGCCGGCTGTATCCCGCCGTCGCGGCGGCAGCCCGGGACGGGGACGGGAAGGCCGCCGGGTTCCTCGGCGAGATCAAACGGTTCCGGACGCTGGCGGCCACCATGCCGTCCGACCGGCTGATTCGGTCCGCTTACGCCAGAACCGGCCTTTCCAATCTGGTTCAGGCCATGCCGAACGGGGAACTGCGCCTGGCAAATCTGCGGCTTCTGCTCTCCTACGCCCGCAAATACGAGTCCTCGGGCTACAACGGACTGTCCGGTTTTCTTCGCTTTCTCGAGCGGATGCAGAGGAGACGCGCCGATCTGTCCGCGGCGTCCACCATCAGCGAATCGGCCAACGTGGTGCGGGTGATGAGTGTGCATCATTCCAAGGGCCTCGAATTCCCAATCTGCATTTTGGCGGGATGTTCGCGCGGTTTTCACAAGGAACGCTCGGACGTGCTGCTGCACCCGGAGCTCGGCCCGGGCATCCGGCTCAGGGACCCCGCCACCGGCGCGCGACGTTCCACCATGGTGCGGGAGGCCGTCGCGCTGGAACAGGAGCGGGACGAGATGAGCGAGGAGCTGCGCGTCCTCTATGTTGCGATGACGCGTGCAAAGGAGAAGCTGATTCTGGTGACGACGCTTGACGACGCCCGGAAGACGCTTCGATCTCTTGCTTCCCGGCTGACGGGCGGGGAACGGATTCCACCCTATGTTGTGCGCGGAGCTTCCAGCATTTCCGACTGGCTGCTTCTTTGCGCCCTGAGGCATCCGGAGGCCGGAATTCTTCGGGATATGGCGGGCGTTTCCGGGACAATTGCGGTTCCGGACGAGGGACACTGGTCCTTTTTCGTTACCCGGCCCAAGGAGGGCGGACCGGCGGAGGAAACGGAATTGGAGATACGGCGCCCGGCGGAACCGGACGCGGTGCTTCTTGCAAGGCTGGAGTCCGATTTGAACTTCGCCTATTCTTATTCCGGAATCAGCGGGATGTGTGCGAAGGTCGCCGCCTCCGAACTGGCTGCCGGGAAGTTTTCCGCCCGGTATGCCGCGTCTTCCCGCCCCGCGTTTCTCGGGGAGGGAGGGCTGACTCCGGCGGAGCGCGGCACGGCGCTGCACGCCTATCTTCAGTTCGCGGATTACCGCGGAGCGTCCGCAGACCCCGAACGGGAACTTTCCCGGCTGGTGGAAGAGGGTTTCCTGACTTCCTGGCAGGCGCAGGCGGTCGACCTCGGAGCTGTCGGCGCGTTTTTCCGGAGCGGGCTGGCAAAACGGATTCTCGCTTCCAGCCGGATGGAACGGGAGTTCCGATTTTCCGTTGAGATCCCGGCGGGCGAAATACGTCCGGGGCTGACGGGCGGACCGGCGGAGGAAGCCGTGATCCTGCAGGGAGCGGTGGACTGCGTTTTCGAGGAACCGGACGGCCTTGTCATCGTCGATTACAAAACAGACCGGACGCGGGACCCGTCGGAACTCTGGATGCGCTACAGGGAGCAGCTGGAATGGTATCGCCGCGCTCTGGAAATTTGCACGGAAAAGGAAGTGAAGCAGTGTCTGCTCTATTCCTTTGCGCTGGGCGCTGAAATTACGGGAAATAATTCTTGA